Genomic DNA from Nonomuraea rubra:
GTGCGTTAGCCAGCCAGTCCTGTGGGTGAAAACCAGGCGACAGAGGAGCCCTGGCCCTGCGGGGGCTCATGCGTCTGTTCGGCGTAGCTCGTACTGGTCACGAAGGGCATAGGTGGCCAGCATGGCGGGGGTGAGCAGGCAGACAGGTTGGGTGCCGTAGATGCGGGCCAAGAGGCGCAGGGTGTAAGGGGAGGGGCGCCGGCCTGTCTTCGGCCAGTTCTCGTACTCGTAGAGGCGCGATTCGCGCAGTCCCGCTCCAGCGGTGTTGGCGAGCCGGTGGAAGGCGTTGACCACCTGCGCAGCGGTGAGGCCGACGGCGTGGCGGTAGAGCCGGAGTGGGGTGGCGGGATGGTCAAGGTGCAGGACGATGGCGATCTGGTCGATGGTGAAACCGTGCTGGCGCAGGTAGCGGCTGCGGCGGCGGCAGTCGAGCAGCGTCTGGTATCCGCTTCCGGACATGCGTTGACGTCCCCTTCCTGTGGCGCGCGGGCGGCGCATGGTCCAGGGACGGTAGGCGGACTCTCGGGAGGGGCTCCAGTCTCCCGTGGGGGGATCGATCGGACGGACATGAGGGCCGTCGGTGGGTGGTGCGGGGCATGGCCGCAGGTCGGGGCGGGGTGGGGGCGGGGTTGCGGGTTGGGGGTGTGATTCGGGCGGCGAGGTGAGTGATCGTGCTGGTCGCTCCCGGACGTGCCGGGGACGTGACCCGAAGGGACCCGCCAGCATGGATAACCGAACGCAGCACCTCTCGGGCGAGCCGAGGCAGCTCCTCGCGCCGCGGACGCACGGGCAGCCGGGTGGGGAGGAGTTCCCGGATCTGGCGCCGGGGCTGGTGATGTCGACCTTCCGCTCCCGGACGGTGTGGGGCGGGATGGCCTGGCGGCAGGCGTTCCCGGGACGGGACGATCAGTCGGCGCCCGCGCGCCGCATGGTGGGCCAGCTGCTGGCGGACACCGGCCGGAGGCAGGACGCGGAGTGGGTGACGGCCGAGCTGGTCGCAAACGCGCTGCAGCACTCGCTTTCGGGTCACTCCTGTTCGGGGCAGGCACGGGGGTTCTTTGTGGTGGAGGTCCTGCGCGGCGTGGGCGTGGCCCGGATCGTGGTCAATGACCTGGGCGGGGGTTCGGTTCCGGACTTCGCTCGGACGCCGGGTTCAGTGCCGGAGCTGGCCGAGCATGGGCGGGGGCTGGTCGGGGTGGCTGAGCTGGCGGTCCGATTCGGGGTGGCAGGTGATGCGAGTACCGGGCATGCGGTGTGGGTTGAGCTGGCCCTCCCCGAGGAGGCGAGTGCGGCGACCACGGCGGTAGAAGTGGGTGATGCGGCCGGTGCTGGTGCGGGAGAGTCGGAGCCGGACGGTGGGGTCGAGGCAATGCCGGTGGCCTGCGGGACGGTCACCGAGGAAGCGGGACTCGTGGTGGTCTGTGGCGGCTTGTCGCCGGTGGGCTGTGGAGGAATCTCCGGTGAGGACCTGGGTGGAGGGGTGGGTGGTCCGCCGGTATCGGCCGGTGGAGCGGGCAACGCACCGGACCCGGATTGGGAGGAGGGTGGTTGGCCCGGACCCTTCCGGCCGCTTGCGGGAGGGGTGTCGGGGCAGGCGGCGGGTCAGGTGTCGGCGTTCGGTCAGGAGTCGTGGGCGCGGCAGGAGCTGGCTGGGCTGCGCGAGGACTGGCCGGGCTGGGCGTTCCTGGTGGTGCGGTGCCGGTGGATCGCGATGCGCGGCAAGCAGGTGGTGATCAGTGCGGCTGGGCCGCAGGAACTCCGTCAGGCCCTGCTATCCATCCCAGCAGGGCCGAACGTGACCGGGCTGTTGCCGGGGTCCGGATCGGCTGTGCCGGGCCTGGCTGAGGGTGGAGTGTCAGAACCTGGCCCGGTGCTGCCGCTGGTGGCCGAGCTGTTGGTGGGAGGACCTGATGTGGGTGGGGCGGGGGTAGGTGGCGCGCCACGATTGGGCTCGGAGTGTACGACAGGCCCCGGCGGCGATGGGGTGTGTGGGGGTGCCGGTATGGGGCTGAGCGGCATCGTGGCGGCGGTTGCGCCGCTGCCAGGGGTGTTGGCCGCTGATCGGTCGGGGACGGGCACGTGGGCTGTTGCTGCCGCTGATGTGACGCGGGCGCGTCAGTGGCCGAATGGATGGTCGTTGTGGCCGTGGGGCAAGCGTCGGGACCGATCTTGTTCAGCGGCGCATGTCGGGAAACAGGTTCGCCCGGCTGGCCGGGGCGAGCCGGAGCGAGGGCGTCGTCGCCGCCGGGTCCGGTCGAAGCCTGCCGCAGCGGTGCTGGCCGCTGCTGTTGCCGCCTGAACGGTGAGGTGCCCGCGTGTGATGGGCGGGGGTGTACCGGCTTGACACCTGGGGTGCAGGTGGGCGTTGATACCAGTCCGCCCATCCGGGGGCAGTGGTGCTGGACTCAGGACCTGGAGGGGGGTCGCCTCGCGTCGGCGGCGAGGCGAACTCGCCTGGGGCCACGCAGAAGGCCGTGTCAACCTCGGTTCCCCGGGTGCACTGTGCGGGCATGGGCGGCAGCGGAGGTCTGTCAGATGGGGGCAGATCTCCCTCCTGGAAATAGGGGTGGTGTTCCCTCTCGCGATTAAGGCCGCTACCCCGCGCAGGTGTTGTTTTCGCAGGTCTTCCCGGTTTCGGACAGTGCGCTGGACGGCCCGACTCGTCTAAAGACGAGTCCTTTGAATATGTGTGCGCATGCGTTGAGGGGCTGACCATGCTCGTGTCCTGCTCGCCGGCCGCCTTGTATCCCTTGGATCTTCCTGGACTGCCGACCCCTCGCCCGGCTCGCGGCTGGCCGTGAGCCGGCCTGGGTGGAGCGGGTGACGGGTGCGATGCGTGGCCGGGGACCCGTCGAGGCGGGTGTCGGGCTGGCGGCGCGGGGATGGTGCGGCCGGACACGCGGTCGCTGACGGTTGGCTGACCGCCGGGGGGGACGCGTACGGCCCCAGTGCCGCCATGGGGGCGGTACCGGAGCCGTGGGGTTACCGGGGCGGACTTACGCGGGCTTACGCGGTGGCGGGCATGTCGGCGCTGTCAGGCGTGTTCGTGTCGTTCGTGCCGTCCGGCGTGGTGGTGGGTGGGTGGAGGGCGACGTGGGCGGCGATCAGTTCGGCTACGTCGGCGGGCGGGGTGTCAGCGGGGATGTCGGTGACGGGGTAGGTGCCATCGGGGCCGGTGTGGCCGAGGTAGGTCCATTCGATCGTGAGCGGTGGCGCGAGGGGGGCGGCATCGGTGGCGGCATCGGCCGGGGGCAGCGTGATGATCAGTTGGACGAGGTGGTGGTCCGGTGAGCGGTAGAGCTGGTCGAAGGTGTCGCATGGCCGGTTTTCGTTGCGGTGGTGCCGGTTGCCCTGGGCGTGGCGTTGGTAGCCGTGTTGGGTCAGGGCGCGGGTGTAGGGCAGCGTGAGGGGCATGCACGCGGCGATGTCGGCGCGGTCGTGGTAGTAGTCGCCGAGGATGTCGGTCATGTGGGCGGCGATCAGGTAGAAGTCGGGCGGTGCGCCCGGCGTGCATGCCGGGCAGGTGGAGGTGTCTTCGCCGGGGTCGCACTTGCCTCCGAGGGTGAACATGTCCTCGTAGGTGCAGATCTCGAGGAGGCTGCCGTCGTCGCCGCGTTCGGCGCGGACGATGACGGGTTGCGCGTGGCGGTCGTCCCACATGATCGCCCATCCGGGGCCGTAGTTGGCTAGCGCGCGGGCGTGCGCGGGGCTGACCATGCGGCGGCGGGCGGCCGTGGTGGCGAGTGTCATGCGGTGTGTCATGTGGGTGTGCCTTTCGATGTCCCCGGCGTTTATTCCGGTGCCGTGTCGGCGGTGTTTACCGCCTAATTCAATGGACGCTCGACCCGCGTATGTTTGTCAACCGGGATGCGTATTAACCTCGCAGATTCTTTCGCGCGATATTCGGGTAATCGGGTACCGTTCGCCGTCGTCCGGTGAAATAGGTGAAGAGCTGGACGTGCGCCGGATGTCAAGCCAATCCCGTGAGTTTCCTGTGAGGTGTTTCGCCAGGTCGCCGGTTGGTTTGTTAGGTTAGCCTCTCCAGCCGTTGGGGTGACTAAATTTGTTGGCCGGTCGACTTGCTGTCTGCGTTATGTGCGAGGGATGGTCGTGACGCAAACGAAAAAACACCGGCCGGACGGGGCCGGTGTAGCGACCGGAAAGGGCGTCACGAAATGGCTATTCACATCGCGGAAATGACCGCTACCGACACCGCCCCCGCTGACGCGGAAACCGCCGCCGTCATTCCCGCCGACGCCGCGCCCCTGGCGGCCCCTGACGGCCCCGACGCCGCCGCCCCGGACACCGGCAATGCCCTGGACGCGGACGGGCGCGTGGCGGCGGTGTGGGTGGCGCTGAACGCCGAGCCGGGTTCGTCGGCCACGGTGATCGGGGCGGCGGCCGGGCTGAGCCGGATGGTGGCGGGCAAGATCCTCAACCAGTTCGAGGCCGAGGGGCGCGCCCGCCGTGAGCCGGGCGTGAGCGACGGTCAGACGCGGGGCCGCGCCGCTGACCGGTGGTTCCCGATCATCGCTGACACCTCCGTACCGACCGGCGCCGCTGACGCGTTGGGCCCGGTCCTGGAGCCGTCGGATGGCGCGCCCGGCGCGATCACCGTGCCGGAGGCGGAAACCCCGAACGCCGACGTGGTACTCGCCTCGGATGAGGAGGTGGTCCCCTCCGCCATTGTGTCGGCCGACCCGGCCATGGCGGACGAGCCGACCGGCGAGGCGGGCCTGGCCGAGGCGCCGGGTGGCCAGCCGGAGGGTCTGAGCGTCGACGACCCGGCCGGTCACGGTCCGGATCAGCTGGGCGGCGGAGACAGCTCGGTTCCCGACGCCGACATGTCCGAGGTGGTGTCGGAGTCGGTGGCCGATGATCCGGCATGGGTGCGGGCGCGGGCGGACCTGACGGAACTGATCGAATTGTTCGGCGGGGTGATCTCGGCACAGGATGACGGCAACGCCGTGATGGCGTTGGGGTGCCTGGAGATGGCGATGGCGAAGGTCGCTACGGCGCACCGTAACGCGCGCGCGGTGCTGACCGGCACCGACCCCGCCCCGGCCCGAGGTGGGACCGCCGTCCGTCCGGGAACCAGTGGCAGCGCCCCCGGTGGGGTGCGGCCGGGGGCGCTGCGGGATCGGGTGTACGCGCACCTGATCGAGTACCCGGGCAAGGACTTCACCCCGTACGAGATCGGCAAGGTGCTGGACGCCTCATCCGGTGCGGTGGCCAACGCGTTGGACCGGCTGGTCAACCTCGGCCTGGCGGTGCTGACCTGTGAGCGGCCCCGCCGGTTCGCCCTCACCCCCACCGACGCCCCGACCGGCGCCCCGTCCGAGGCCAGCGCGGCGGACACCTACACCGGCTGAACGAGGGTCAGGGCGGGCTATCCCATGTCGGCCCGCCCCGGACCCCGTAGCCCGGCCGGTCGCCCTACCGACGCCCACCGCAACCCACGGCCCACCCCCAGCTCACACGCCGGGCGGTAACACCGTCCGGCCACCCCGGGCCACCTCCATCGATCCCCGCTCCACTGGCCCTGACGCTGAGGGGCCAACCCCCACATCTGTTCGTCATCGCGTCTGTTTCGCCTGCCCACACATCAGAAAGGCCCTGTCATGGCTCACGAAATCGAGATCTTCGCCAACGGTTCGGCCGGGTTCGCCGCCGCCGGTAAGCCCGGCTGGCACGGGCTCGGCTACACCGCGCCTGGCCCGATGACCGCCGAGGACCTGCTGGTCAACGCCCAGCTCGCTGGATGGAACGTGCGCAAGGTGCCGGTCGGTCAGGTGACCGACCCCGTCACCGGACAGCCGGTCACCACGGATGAGGACTTCCTGGTGGTGCGCACCAACCCGGTCACCGGGGTGCCGGAACGGCTCGGCCGTGTCGGCAAGGAGTACGAGGTGTTGCAGAACGAGGAGGTGACCGCGTTCCTGCAGACCCTGGTGGATGAGTCGGGGGCGGTGTTCGACACCGGCGGGTCGCTGAACAACGGGCGGCGCATCTTCGTCACCATGCGGCTGCCCGAGCCGCTCATGGTGGGCGGGTTCGATCAGGTGGACCTGTACCTGGCGGCGTTCTCCCGGCA
This window encodes:
- a CDS encoding ATP-binding protein; amino-acid sequence: MDNRTQHLSGEPRQLLAPRTHGQPGGEEFPDLAPGLVMSTFRSRTVWGGMAWRQAFPGRDDQSAPARRMVGQLLADTGRRQDAEWVTAELVANALQHSLSGHSCSGQARGFFVVEVLRGVGVARIVVNDLGGGSVPDFARTPGSVPELAEHGRGLVGVAELAVRFGVAGDASTGHAVWVELALPEEASAATTAVEVGDAAGAGAGESEPDGGVEAMPVACGTVTEEAGLVVVCGGLSPVGCGGISGEDLGGGVGGPPVSAGGAGNAPDPDWEEGGWPGPFRPLAGGVSGQAAGQVSAFGQESWARQELAGLREDWPGWAFLVVRCRWIAMRGKQVVISAAGPQELRQALLSIPAGPNVTGLLPGSGSAVPGLAEGGVSEPGPVLPLVAELLVGGPDVGGAGVGGAPRLGSECTTGPGGDGVCGGAGMGLSGIVAAVAPLPGVLAADRSGTGTWAVAAADVTRARQWPNGWSLWPWGKRRDRSCSAAHVGKQVRPAGRGEPERGRRRRRVRSKPAAAVLAAAVAA